A window of the Bradyrhizobium diazoefficiens genome harbors these coding sequences:
- the soxB gene encoding thiosulfohydrolase SoxB, whose protein sequence is MAIRRRDFLRSSAVAAASLALPRFARGAETASIYDIERFGNARILHLTDTHAQLNPVYVREPSVNIGIGEMAGRPPHLVGRAFLEHFGIRPDSADAYAFTSVEFEKSAGRFGKLGGFAHLKTLIDRLRSDVGEKHAMLVDGGDLWQGTGLANIMQGRDMVEVANLLGIEAMTGHWEFTYGEQALRDNLEHFKGAFLAQNVFLTEEAAFNDALAFDKATGRVFKPSTIKELGGHRVAIIGQAFPYVPIAHPKRFTPDWTFGIREEELQKHVDALRGVDKVDAVILLSHNGMDVDLKLATRVTGIDVILGGHTHDAVPQPILVKNAGGTTLVTNAGSNGKFLGVLDLALDKGKVGDVRYHLLPVYSELLKPDPAMAELIGKLRAPHVTDWSEKIATPDRLLYRRDNFAGPVDELICTALRTELDAEIALSPGFRWGVTALPGQPLTMEDVLAETAITYPETYMQEMTGSQIKDVLEDICDNLFNADPYYQQGGDMVRAGGLSYACSPTNAIGSRISELKLADGKALSAVRHYKVAGWASVNGQQGAPVWDVVGKYLRSGRMLQERLGTGVTLKGVDGNPGVAG, encoded by the coding sequence ATGGCGATCCGCCGCCGCGATTTCCTGAGGAGCTCAGCCGTTGCTGCCGCATCGCTTGCGCTGCCACGGTTTGCGCGCGGCGCAGAAACCGCGAGCATTTACGACATCGAGCGCTTCGGCAACGCGCGGATCCTGCATCTCACCGACACGCATGCGCAGCTCAATCCGGTCTATGTCCGCGAGCCCAGCGTCAATATCGGTATTGGCGAGATGGCTGGACGGCCGCCGCATCTGGTCGGTCGCGCTTTCCTGGAGCACTTTGGCATCCGGCCCGACAGCGCCGACGCCTATGCTTTCACCTCTGTCGAGTTCGAGAAGTCGGCCGGCCGTTTCGGCAAGCTCGGCGGCTTCGCTCATCTGAAGACGCTGATCGACCGCCTGCGCAGTGATGTCGGCGAGAAGCATGCGATGCTGGTCGACGGCGGCGACCTCTGGCAGGGCACCGGCCTCGCCAACATCATGCAGGGTCGCGACATGGTGGAGGTCGCCAATCTGCTCGGTATCGAGGCGATGACCGGGCATTGGGAGTTCACCTATGGCGAGCAGGCGCTGCGTGACAATCTCGAGCACTTCAAGGGCGCGTTTCTGGCGCAGAACGTCTTCCTGACCGAGGAAGCCGCGTTCAACGACGCCCTCGCCTTCGACAAGGCGACGGGGCGCGTGTTCAAGCCATCGACCATCAAGGAGCTCGGTGGCCATCGCGTCGCAATCATCGGCCAGGCCTTTCCTTACGTGCCGATCGCGCATCCCAAGCGATTCACGCCGGACTGGACCTTTGGCATTCGCGAGGAAGAGCTGCAGAAGCATGTCGATGCGTTGCGCGGCGTCGACAAGGTCGATGCGGTCATCCTGCTGTCGCACAACGGCATGGACGTCGACCTCAAGCTCGCAACCCGCGTCACCGGCATCGATGTCATTCTCGGCGGCCACACCCATGATGCCGTGCCGCAGCCAATTCTCGTGAAGAACGCGGGCGGTACGACGCTCGTCACCAATGCCGGCTCCAACGGGAAGTTTTTGGGCGTGCTCGATCTCGCGCTCGACAAGGGCAAGGTCGGCGACGTCAGGTACCATCTGCTGCCGGTCTATTCCGAGCTGCTGAAGCCCGATCCTGCAATGGCCGAGCTGATCGGAAAGCTGCGCGCGCCGCATGTGACCGACTGGTCGGAGAAGATCGCAACGCCCGACCGCCTGCTCTATCGCCGCGACAATTTCGCCGGCCCCGTCGACGAGCTGATCTGCACCGCGCTACGCACCGAGCTCGACGCCGAGATCGCGCTGTCGCCGGGCTTTCGCTGGGGCGTCACCGCGTTGCCCGGCCAGCCGCTGACCATGGAGGATGTGCTCGCGGAGACCGCGATCACCTATCCCGAGACCTATATGCAGGAGATGACTGGCAGTCAGATCAAGGACGTGCTGGAAGACATCTGCGACAATCTCTTCAACGCCGATCCCTATTACCAGCAGGGCGGCGACATGGTGCGCGCCGGCGGGCTCAGCTACGCCTGCAGCCCTACCAACGCGATCGGCAGCCGCATCTCCGAGCTCAAGCTCGCCGACGGCAAGGCGCTCAGCGCCGTCAGGCACTACAAGGTCGCGGGCTGGGCCTCGGTCAACGGCCAGCAGGGCGCGCCGGTGTGGGACGTCGTCGGCAAATATCTGCGCTCGGGCCGGATGCTTCAGGAGCGGCTCGGCACCGGCGTCACGCTGAAGGGCGTCGACGGCAATCCAGGCGTCGCAGGATAG
- a CDS encoding MFS transporter: MSAQGTPSAAARTAGASKQTPRGAWTVTFLLFLFMVVNFADKIVVGLAGVPIMTDLKLEPEQFGLLGSSFFFLFSISAVVVGFIVNKVATRWVLLTLAVIWALAQFPMVGSVSFTTLLICRIVLGAGEGPAASVATHAIYKWFPDEKRALPTALLLQGSAFGVILAVPALNWVIVNHSWHYAFGALGVVGLIWVCAWLALGKEGPLEDTRVLAATETKIPYIQLLTSRTFLGCVFATFGAYWALSLGLTWFTPFIVKGLGFSQSDAGFISILPWMFGAFIVILTGWISQVMMARRSTTRVARGVLGSVPLVIGGLVLALMPHVPGVGLKIAMLVIGPGLCSSIYVVCPPMLGEFTPASQRGAVLAIYGALYTLSGIIAPMVMGSVIQRAGSMLDGYMTGFTINAAVMVSSGVIGLLLLWPNTEKARLTRGAAPRSAELKGAVSPT, from the coding sequence ATGAGCGCTCAGGGAACGCCGTCCGCGGCGGCTAGGACGGCAGGGGCATCCAAGCAAACGCCGAGGGGCGCCTGGACCGTCACTTTTCTCCTCTTTCTCTTCATGGTGGTGAACTTCGCGGACAAGATCGTCGTCGGCCTCGCCGGCGTGCCGATCATGACCGATTTGAAGCTCGAGCCGGAGCAGTTCGGCCTGCTTGGCTCCTCGTTCTTCTTCCTGTTCTCGATCTCGGCCGTCGTGGTCGGCTTCATCGTCAACAAGGTGGCGACGCGCTGGGTGCTGCTGACGTTGGCGGTGATATGGGCGCTGGCGCAATTTCCGATGGTCGGCAGCGTCTCCTTCACCACGCTCTTGATCTGCCGCATCGTGCTCGGTGCCGGCGAGGGGCCAGCGGCGTCGGTCGCCACGCATGCCATCTACAAATGGTTCCCGGACGAGAAGCGCGCGCTGCCGACGGCGCTCCTGTTGCAGGGCTCGGCGTTCGGCGTCATCCTGGCCGTGCCGGCGCTCAACTGGGTCATCGTCAATCATTCCTGGCACTATGCCTTCGGCGCGCTCGGCGTCGTCGGCCTGATCTGGGTCTGTGCCTGGCTGGCGCTCGGGAAGGAAGGTCCGCTCGAGGACACGCGGGTCCTCGCGGCCACCGAGACGAAAATTCCCTACATTCAGCTTCTGACCTCGCGCACCTTCCTTGGCTGCGTGTTCGCAACCTTCGGCGCCTACTGGGCGCTGTCGCTCGGGCTCACCTGGTTCACGCCGTTCATCGTCAAGGGCCTCGGCTTCTCGCAGAGTGATGCGGGCTTCATCTCGATCCTGCCCTGGATGTTCGGCGCCTTCATCGTCATCCTCACCGGGTGGATCTCGCAGGTCATGATGGCGCGGCGTTCGACCACCCGTGTGGCCCGCGGCGTACTTGGCTCGGTGCCGCTGGTGATCGGCGGCCTCGTCCTCGCATTGATGCCGCACGTCCCGGGCGTGGGCCTGAAGATCGCGATGCTCGTGATTGGCCCGGGCCTGTGCAGCTCGATCTATGTGGTGTGCCCGCCGATGCTCGGCGAGTTCACTCCGGCCTCGCAACGCGGCGCGGTCCTCGCGATCTATGGCGCGCTCTATACGCTCTCGGGCATCATCGCACCGATGGTGATGGGCAGCGTGATCCAGCGCGCCGGCAGCATGCTCGACGGCTACATGACCGGCTTCACCATCAATGCTGCGGTGATGGTCAGCTCCGGCGTCATCGGCCTGCTGCTACTCTGGCCGAATACGGAAAAGGCCCGCCTGACGCGCGGTGCGGCTCCGCGGTCGGCTGAACTGAAGGGCGCGGTGTCGCCGACGTAA
- the soxA gene encoding sulfur oxidation c-type cytochrome SoxA, which produces MKARTSLLLGSLSAALVAFTLTSPRVAAGDKVDPVADAKAFQNFFFQKFPNVKHEDFVNGPYSMNEDMKRQWQEKEEFPPYEFALDAGKEMFSTPFKNGKTYADCFPNGGIGIRQNYPYFDTKEGKVVTLELALNRCREANGEAPYSYVKDEMASLTAYMAFTSRGKPMDIKIPDDPSALEAFENGKRYFYTRRGQLNFSCASCHVQSPGERIRAEVLAPALGILNALPIYRSEWSGMGTTSRRFITCNSQTRAVPLEPQADEYRDVEYFLSYVANGLPISGPGARP; this is translated from the coding sequence ATGAAGGCCCGCACCTCCCTCCTGCTTGGCTCGCTGAGTGCCGCGCTGGTCGCGTTCACGCTCACCTCTCCGCGCGTGGCCGCGGGCGACAAGGTCGATCCCGTCGCTGACGCCAAGGCGTTCCAGAACTTCTTTTTCCAGAAGTTTCCGAACGTGAAGCACGAGGACTTCGTCAACGGTCCCTATTCCATGAACGAGGACATGAAACGGCAGTGGCAGGAGAAGGAAGAGTTTCCGCCTTACGAGTTTGCGCTCGATGCCGGCAAGGAGATGTTTTCGACGCCGTTCAAGAACGGCAAGACCTACGCCGATTGCTTCCCGAATGGCGGCATCGGCATCCGCCAGAACTATCCTTACTTCGATACGAAGGAAGGCAAGGTCGTCACGCTGGAACTCGCGCTCAACCGCTGCCGCGAGGCCAATGGCGAGGCGCCCTACTCTTACGTCAAGGACGAGATGGCCTCGCTCACGGCCTACATGGCCTTCACCTCGCGCGGCAAGCCGATGGACATCAAGATTCCCGATGATCCCAGCGCGCTGGAAGCGTTCGAGAACGGCAAGCGCTATTTCTACACCCGCCGTGGCCAGCTGAATTTCTCCTGCGCGAGCTGCCATGTGCAGAGCCCGGGCGAGCGCATCCGCGCGGAAGTCCTGGCGCCGGCGCTCGGCATCCTGAACGCCTTGCCGATCTACCGCTCCGAATGGAGTGGCATGGGCACCACCAGCCGCCGCTTCATCACCTGCAACAGCCAGACCCGCGCGGTTCCGCTGGAGCCGCAGGCAGACGAATATCGCGACGTCGAATATTTCCTCTCCTACGTCGCCAACGGCCTGCCGATTTCGGGACCGGGAGCGCGGCCATGA
- a CDS encoding MBL fold metallo-hydrolase — protein sequence MIFRQLFDSVSGTYSYVLASRPGGEALILDPVLEKVDRYCQLLRELDLKLVKAVDTHLHADHVTGLGELRDRTHCMTVMGDQTKADVVAMRVADGDKVTIEGLSLDVMYTPGHTDDSYSYLMGDRVFTGDTLLIRGTGRTDFQNGSSRAQYESIFNRLLKLPDETMVFPAHDYKGDTVSTIGEEKRYNPRLQVRSVDEYIELMANLKLPNPKMMDVAVPANMRVGLHQEELEKEGRALSAVEAIRSLGRPDILLVDLRETNERMKHGMLEGALHTPYPSVEESLKPGGMLREVAAATGRRVVFFCAFGERSAMAVAAAKEAGLSNTAHIAGGIDAWKKAGGPVVHI from the coding sequence ATGATCTTCCGCCAGCTCTTCGACAGCGTTTCGGGCACCTACAGCTACGTTCTTGCCAGCCGCCCCGGCGGCGAGGCGCTGATCCTTGATCCCGTGCTGGAGAAGGTCGACCGCTATTGCCAGCTGCTCCGCGAGCTCGACCTCAAGCTGGTCAAGGCGGTCGACACCCATCTGCATGCCGACCACGTCACAGGCCTCGGCGAGCTGCGCGATCGCACCCATTGCATGACGGTGATGGGCGACCAGACCAAGGCCGACGTGGTGGCGATGCGCGTCGCCGACGGCGACAAGGTGACCATCGAAGGTCTCTCGCTCGATGTGATGTACACGCCGGGCCACACCGACGATTCCTATTCCTATCTGATGGGCGACCGCGTCTTCACCGGCGATACGCTTTTGATCCGCGGTACCGGCCGCACCGATTTCCAGAACGGTTCTTCGCGCGCGCAGTACGAGTCAATTTTCAATCGGCTGCTGAAGCTGCCGGATGAGACGATGGTCTTCCCGGCGCATGACTACAAGGGCGACACTGTCTCCACCATCGGCGAGGAGAAGCGCTACAATCCGCGGCTGCAGGTGCGCTCGGTCGACGAATATATCGAGCTGATGGCGAACCTGAAGCTGCCCAATCCGAAGATGATGGACGTGGCGGTGCCGGCCAACATGCGGGTCGGCCTGCATCAGGAGGAACTGGAGAAGGAGGGCCGCGCGCTTAGCGCGGTCGAGGCAATCCGCTCGCTCGGCCGGCCCGATATTCTGCTGGTCGATCTGCGCGAGACCAATGAACGGATGAAGCACGGCATGCTCGAAGGCGCACTGCACACGCCCTATCCGAGCGTCGAGGAGAGCCTCAAGCCCGGCGGCATGCTGCGCGAGGTCGCCGCCGCGACGGGGCGCCGCGTGGTTTTCTTCTGCGCCTTCGGCGAGCGCTCGGCGATGGCTGTCGCCGCCGCCAAGGAGGCCGGCCTCTCCAACACCGCCCACATCGCCGGCGGCATCGACGCCTGGAAAAAGGCGGGCGGGCCGGTGGTGCACATCTGA
- a CDS encoding ABC transporter ATP-binding protein translates to MLSIRNLSKTFSSAAEPVHVLRGVDFDLKAGERVALTGESGSGKSTLLHLVAGLDAADGGTIRLGETEVTKLSDAGRAELRRDRIGLVFQQFNLIPSLSVADNLAFQARIAGRHDAGWTKELTERLGLGGLLKRYPEQLSGGQQQRVAIGRALATKPSLLLADEPTGNLDEATADDVLALTRDLVARTGCGFLMVTHSLHLAGTLDRHIILHAGRIT, encoded by the coding sequence TTGCTGAGCATCCGAAACCTCTCAAAGACCTTCTCCTCGGCCGCCGAGCCGGTCCACGTGCTGCGCGGCGTCGACTTCGACCTGAAGGCCGGCGAGCGCGTTGCGCTGACCGGCGAATCCGGCAGCGGCAAGAGCACGCTGTTGCACCTGGTCGCCGGGCTCGATGCCGCCGATGGCGGCACGATCCGGCTGGGAGAGACCGAGGTTACGAAGCTCTCCGACGCGGGCCGCGCCGAATTGCGGCGCGACCGCATCGGCCTGGTTTTTCAGCAGTTCAACCTGATCCCAAGCCTGTCGGTCGCCGACAATCTCGCCTTCCAGGCGCGGATCGCCGGCCGGCATGATGCAGGCTGGACCAAGGAGTTGACCGAACGGCTCGGGCTCGGCGGCCTGCTCAAGCGCTATCCAGAGCAATTATCAGGCGGCCAACAGCAGCGGGTCGCGATCGGACGGGCGCTGGCGACCAAGCCATCGCTGCTGCTCGCGGACGAGCCGACCGGCAATCTGGACGAAGCCACCGCCGACGATGTGCTGGCGCTGACGCGCGACCTCGTCGCGCGCACCGGCTGCGGCTTCCTGATGGTGACGCACAGCCTGCATCTGGCCGGCACGCTCGACCGTCACATCATCCTCCATGCAGGGCGGATCACATGA
- the soxY gene encoding thiosulfate oxidation carrier protein SoxY, translating to MTTHTGPHPTRRLILQGAVSVALIGLGNLPFAPVRAAANDKYPEAAFKLKNEADAIKALYGRTAEPSDKIKLDAPEIAENGGVVPISVATTLDKVTSISFFVAENPNALAASYTFPDGTIPAVANRLKMAKTSNMTAIVESDGKLYSATKEVKVTVGGCGG from the coding sequence ATGACCACACATACCGGCCCTCATCCGACGCGGCGCCTGATCCTTCAGGGCGCGGTGTCGGTCGCGTTGATCGGCCTCGGCAATCTGCCATTTGCGCCCGTGCGCGCCGCGGCCAATGACAAATATCCGGAAGCGGCGTTCAAGCTGAAGAACGAAGCGGATGCGATCAAGGCGCTCTATGGCAGGACCGCCGAGCCGTCCGACAAGATCAAGCTCGACGCGCCCGAGATCGCCGAGAATGGCGGCGTGGTGCCGATCTCGGTAGCGACGACGCTCGACAAGGTCACCTCGATCTCGTTCTTCGTGGCCGAGAACCCGAACGCGCTGGCGGCGTCCTACACGTTTCCCGACGGCACGATCCCCGCTGTCGCCAACCGCCTGAAGATGGCGAAGACCAGCAACATGACCGCAATCGTGGAATCCGACGGCAAGCTCTACAGCGCGACCAAGGAAGTGAAGGTCACCGTCGGCGGCTGCGGCGGCTAG
- a CDS encoding DUF938 domain-containing protein, which translates to MAEYVVEFGKDGGRVESDGRLDAPAFHRNHEPLWAALEKHLAGRSGDVVEVGSGTGQHVVHFARHTPDLVWWPSDLNQRHVKSIEAWRVHSGLTNIRSPLRIDLSDPDWCPAMKSGQGPNNLAAVFCANVIHIAPWTVAEGLFAGAGRYLRSDGQLFLYGPFKRDGKHTALSNAVFDTSLREGNPDWGVRDVGDVETLARGAGLRLIDAIDMPANNLTLVFARG; encoded by the coding sequence TTGGCTGAATATGTCGTTGAATTTGGCAAGGACGGCGGGAGGGTCGAATCTGACGGCCGTCTCGATGCGCCGGCCTTCCATCGCAATCACGAGCCGCTCTGGGCGGCGCTCGAAAAGCACCTCGCTGGGCGGTCGGGCGACGTGGTTGAGGTCGGCAGTGGAACCGGCCAGCATGTGGTCCATTTCGCCCGCCATACGCCCGATCTGGTCTGGTGGCCGAGCGACCTCAACCAACGCCATGTGAAGAGCATCGAGGCCTGGCGCGTGCATTCGGGCCTGACAAACATCCGCTCGCCGTTGCGGATCGATCTGTCCGATCCCGACTGGTGCCCGGCGATGAAGAGCGGGCAGGGGCCGAACAATCTCGCGGCCGTGTTCTGCGCCAATGTCATTCACATTGCGCCCTGGACCGTGGCCGAAGGCCTGTTCGCCGGCGCCGGCCGCTACTTGCGGTCCGACGGCCAGTTGTTCCTCTACGGCCCGTTCAAGCGCGATGGCAAGCACACCGCACTCAGCAACGCGGTGTTCGATACATCGCTGCGCGAAGGCAATCCCGATTGGGGCGTGCGCGACGTCGGCGACGTCGAGACACTGGCGCGCGGTGCGGGGCTTCGCCTCATCGATGCCATCGACATGCCCGCGAACAATCTGACGCTGGTGTTTGCGCGCGGCTGA
- the soxX gene encoding sulfur oxidation c-type cytochrome SoxX: MTAFPRKPALLLALVVLTGLAAPPAWAQSTIAEGQKLAFDRGKGNCLTCHVIKGGDLPGTIGPELKDLKAKYPDRNELVAILFDETKRNPQTMMPPFGRNRLLTDQEISAIVDFLQTL, from the coding sequence TTGACCGCCTTTCCTCGCAAGCCCGCCCTGCTCCTCGCGCTGGTCGTCCTCACGGGCCTCGCTGCGCCCCCGGCGTGGGCACAGTCAACGATCGCCGAGGGCCAAAAGCTTGCCTTCGACCGCGGCAAGGGCAATTGCCTGACCTGCCACGTCATCAAGGGCGGCGATTTGCCGGGCACGATCGGACCGGAGCTGAAGGACCTCAAGGCAAAATACCCCGACCGCAACGAGCTGGTCGCGATCCTGTTCGACGAGACCAAGCGCAACCCGCAGACCATGATGCCGCCGTTCGGCCGCAACCGGCTTTTGACCGACCAGGAGATCAGCGCGATCGTTGATTTCCTGCAAACGCTGTAA
- a CDS encoding MFS transporter: protein MVDVLAAPQQGKADSALRTLTGISIAHWVSHFHLLVLPMLFPFLKSQLGVGYVELGFALTVSAVVSGLTQAPTGYLVDHFGARKILLGGLTLGGLALIMLGLYLSYASLIACAVLLGLANSVYHPADYAILAEHMDEARMGRAFSVHTFAGYFGGAVAPAIVAALITVSGGVGALLASGAIGVLVALLLVAMNIPDAGAHKVKPGNTKLPKQAVITPALITLTALFMLLSLSVAGINNFGVVALMSGYGATYSIANVALTAFLGSSAAGVLAGGFLADHTERHGYVAAACFAANAAIVLLIALVTLPGWALTATMASAGFLSGVIAPSRDMLVRNAAPPGAAGRAFGIVSTGFNLGGIVSPLLFGWIMDQSAPHWVFGASVIFMVATVVLSPFTERKPQAKA from the coding sequence ATGGTCGACGTTCTCGCCGCACCGCAACAAGGCAAGGCGGACAGCGCGCTGCGCACGCTGACCGGGATTTCGATCGCGCATTGGGTCAGCCATTTCCATCTGCTGGTCCTGCCGATGCTGTTCCCGTTCCTCAAGAGCCAGCTCGGCGTCGGCTATGTCGAGCTCGGCTTCGCGCTGACCGTGTCGGCCGTTGTCTCCGGGCTGACGCAGGCACCGACCGGCTATCTCGTCGACCATTTTGGCGCGCGCAAAATCCTGCTCGGCGGACTGACGCTCGGCGGGCTCGCGCTGATCATGCTCGGCCTGTATCTGAGCTACGCCTCGCTGATCGCCTGCGCCGTGTTGCTTGGCCTTGCCAACAGCGTCTATCATCCCGCCGATTACGCCATTCTGGCCGAGCATATGGATGAGGCGCGGATGGGCCGCGCCTTCTCGGTCCACACCTTTGCCGGATATTTTGGTGGTGCCGTTGCGCCGGCGATCGTCGCCGCGCTGATCACGGTGTCCGGCGGCGTTGGTGCGCTGCTCGCATCGGGCGCGATCGGCGTGCTGGTGGCGCTGCTGCTGGTCGCCATGAACATTCCCGATGCCGGCGCGCACAAGGTCAAGCCGGGCAATACGAAGCTGCCGAAACAGGCCGTCATCACGCCGGCGCTGATCACGCTGACCGCGCTGTTCATGCTGCTCAGCCTGTCGGTTGCCGGCATCAACAATTTCGGCGTGGTGGCACTGATGAGCGGCTACGGCGCAACCTATTCCATCGCCAACGTCGCGCTGACCGCCTTCCTTGGCTCCAGCGCCGCGGGTGTGCTCGCGGGCGGCTTCCTCGCCGACCACACCGAGCGCCACGGCTATGTCGCCGCCGCCTGCTTTGCCGCGAATGCGGCCATCGTGCTGCTGATCGCGCTGGTCACGCTGCCCGGCTGGGCCCTGACCGCGACGATGGCGAGCGCGGGCTTCCTCTCCGGCGTGATCGCGCCGTCGCGGGACATGCTGGTGCGCAACGCAGCGCCTCCCGGCGCCGCCGGTCGCGCCTTCGGCATCGTCTCCACCGGCTTCAATCTCGGCGGCATCGTCAGCCCGCTGCTGTTCGGCTGGATCATGGATCAGAGCGCGCCGCACTGGGTGTTCGGCGCCTCCGTGATCTTCATGGTCGCGACCGTGGTGCTGTCGCCGTTCACCGAGCGGAAGCCGCAAGCCAAGGCATAG
- the soxZ gene encoding thiosulfate oxidation carrier complex protein SoxZ, producing the protein MASSIRVRATSNGDITEVQTLIQHPMDTGLVKDAKGELIPAHYIQALKFACNGKDVFVANWGTAISKDPYVKFSFKGAKKGDDLKISWTDNKGGSDETTAKIA; encoded by the coding sequence ATGGCATCCAGCATTCGCGTACGCGCAACATCCAACGGCGACATCACCGAGGTGCAGACGTTGATCCAGCACCCCATGGATACCGGCCTCGTCAAGGACGCCAAGGGCGAGTTGATCCCTGCGCATTACATCCAGGCACTGAAGTTCGCATGCAACGGCAAGGACGTCTTCGTCGCCAATTGGGGCACCGCGATCTCCAAGGACCCCTACGTCAAGTTCAGCTTCAAGGGCGCCAAGAAGGGCGATGATTTGAAGATCTCCTGGACCGACAACAAGGGTGGGTCCGACGAGACCACGGCGAAGATCGCGTGA